The Primulina eburnea isolate SZY01 chromosome 8, ASM2296580v1, whole genome shotgun sequence genome contains a region encoding:
- the LOC140839088 gene encoding uncharacterized protein, producing the protein MANITKLEFEALDLTGKNYLSWILDAEVHLISMNLGDTIKEGNEMSQQDRAKALIFLRHHLNDGSKVEYLTVKEPRELWKNLKERFDHQRTVILPRARYEWMHLRLQDFKSQQYRERGFQRYSELISCLLVAEQNNELLMKNHQMRPTGSTPFPEANGTIFPEEYEIAFPEANANSTQNHNNERGRGRGRGRGRGQRRYYQQQNGKKHKTSHQ; encoded by the exons ATGGCGAACATCACCAAACTTGAGTTTGAAGCACTTGATTTGActggaaaaaattatttatcatggATTTTGGATGCCGAGGTCCACCTTATCTCTATGAATTTAGGAGATACAATAAAAGAAGGAAATGAAATGTCCCAGCAGGACCGTGCAAAGGCACTTATTTTTCTCCGTCATCACCTCAATGATGGGTCGAAAGTCGAATATCTCACTGTGAAAGAGCCACGAGAGCTTTGGAAAAAtctaaaagaaagatttgaccATCAACGAACTGTAATTCTCCCAAGAGCCCGATATGAATGGATGCACCTACGGTTACAAGATTTTAAGTCC CAGCAATATCGTGAACGTGGATTTCAAAGGTACTCTGAACTCATCTCATGCTTACTAGTTGCTGAACAAAACAATGAGCTGCTCATGAAAAATCACCAAATGCGCCCAACTGGATCCACACCATTTCCTGAAGCAAATGGAACTATATTTCCTGAAGAATATGAAATTGCATTTCCTGAAGCGAATGCTAATTCCACTCAAAATCATAACAATgaacgtggacgtggacgtggacgtgggcGTGGACGTGGCCAAAGAAGATACTATCAGCAACAAAATGGGAAGAAACATAAAACAAGCCACCAGTAG